A single region of the Mechercharimyces sp. CAU 1602 genome encodes:
- a CDS encoding HINT domain-containing protein, which translates to MKTPEMCFVAGTLILTSEGEKPFGEIEIGDKILSKNEKVGEMEYKEVTQLFQREVDEIYEVHVDGEAIETTEEHPFWVKGQGWVSAHDLQSGDELATSEGEFLSVEKVIRKKQEKPRQGVQL; encoded by the coding sequence TTGAAAACACCTGAAATGTGTTTTGTTGCTGGGACATTGATTCTTACCTCTGAAGGCGAAAAGCCCTTCGGAGAAATCGAAATTGGGGATAAAATTCTCTCCAAAAATGAGAAAGTAGGAGAGATGGAATACAAAGAAGTCACCCAACTCTTCCAGCGTGAAGTGGATGAGATATACGAAGTTCATGTAGATGGAGAGGCCATTGAAACCACGGAAGAGCATCCTTTCTGGGTAAAAGGTCAAGGCTGGGTGAGTGCACATGACCTTCAGTCAGGAGATGAGCTGGCAACTAGTGAAGGTGAATTTCTTTCAGTAGAGAAAGTAATCCGTAAGAAGCAGGAAAAACCCCGTCAAGGTGTACAACTTTGA
- a CDS encoding immunity 26/phosphotriesterase HocA family protein produces the protein MDHLVKMIPSRKRPKRGDVFVIQPKEGIYAFGLVVRIKIPSENLMINGMSLVYVYKFLSLKKEVPKDLMSQDLLFPPQIINNQGWLKGYFQTIGFLDITEFMKRDYGFWDITIKKIVDEEGNPINHKPKYIGDYGVGSYGSISYDVKRALDEFPELLEGIKG, from the coding sequence ATGGATCATTTGGTTAAGATGATTCCCTCAAGAAAAAGACCAAAGAGAGGGGACGTGTTTGTTATTCAGCCGAAAGAAGGCATCTATGCTTTTGGGCTTGTTGTTCGTATTAAGATTCCAAGTGAAAATTTGATGATTAATGGTATGAGCCTTGTATATGTATACAAGTTTCTTTCATTAAAAAAGGAAGTTCCAAAGGATCTGATGTCGCAAGATCTCCTTTTTCCACCCCAAATTATTAACAACCAAGGATGGTTAAAGGGTTACTTTCAAACAATAGGGTTCTTGGATATAACTGAATTTATGAAAAGAGATTATGGTTTTTGGGATATTACTATAAAGAAAATAGTCGATGAAGAAGGAAATCCAATAAATCATAAACCTAAATATATCGGTGATTATGGAGTCGGAAGCTATGGATCGATTTCATATGATGTGAAGCGTGCTTTAGATGAATTTCCTGAGTTGTTAGAGGGAATTAAGGGATAA